GTCTTTCATCTAATTTATAATTATATTTAACAAGCTCACTTCTAATTAATTCATAATTTTTAATTACATCTTCTTGACCATAGTTACCACTCATATCTAAAACATGACAAATAACTCTACATCTTTCAATGTGTTTTAGAAATTGATGTCCTAAACCTTTTCCTAAACTAGCACCTTCAATTAGACCAGGTAAATCAGCAACAACAAATGTTGATCCATCTTTAGCTCTTGAAACTCCTAGTTGAGGATTAAGTGTTGTAAAGGCATAATCAGCAACTTCAGGTTTTGAATTTGAAATAGCTCTTAATAAAGTTGACTTTCCAGCATTTGGTAAACCAACAAAAGCAACGTCAGCTAAAACTTTTAATTCAGCTTTAACTTCAAAGAATTGTCCAATTTCACCAGCTTCAAAAATGGTTGGTGCTTTATTTCTTGAGTTAGCAAATCTTGCGTTCCCTTTTCCACCTTTACCACCTTTAGCAACTATAATTTGTTTTTTATCTTCATCTAAATCTGCTAGAATATTGCCTGTTTTATTATTAATTATTAAAGTACCAACAGGAACTCGAACAATTAAATCTTTTCCTTGAGCACCATGCATATTTTTAATATCACCTTTAAAACCATCTTGTGCTGCTAATTGTTTTTGAAGTTTTAAATCTAAAAGTGAATGTTTTCCACCATCAGCTTCAAAGATTACACTTCCACCGTTTCCTCCATCTCCACCGTTTGGACCACCATTAGGTACAAATAGAGCAGTATGGAAACTAACCGCACCATTTCCACCATTTCCGGCTCTGATAGTAAACTTAGCTGTATCAATAAATTTCATTTGTTCCAGCTCCTTTCTTATTTATTTTATATCATTTGGTTTCAACATTCATCACATAAGAATATTGGAGTTTGTTTTTCAAAATTAACGTCTTCAAATGCTTGTCAATCTTGAATTGGTTTTTTTACTAAATTTTCAACTTCATTATCTGTTAAGTTTTTATTTTGTTCTTTGATTAAAGTACCAATTGGTTTTGGATGTCCATTTAACACAAAACTAATTTGTGATTCATAACAAAGTGAACAACCAATTCCAAATGTTTGAATCATTACATCATTAAAATCATTAAATTCTAAATAATTTTCTTTTGTAAAATTAATTTTATTATTCATGGCCTTTAATTTCCTTTAAACATTTTTCAGCAATATTTTCATCAAAATCGAATCATTGTTTTATATATGCAAAATCACTTTCAGCTTCTAACATTTCAATTGCAAATAAAATAAATGCAGCTGCCTTTTCATTTAAATTTAAAGTGTTGAAAGTATCTAAATTATTTAAGTAAAAATTAATGTTTAACATTTTAGCATCATGTGCAATTCCTGGATTTTCATTTTCGATACTTTTAGAAATAACTTCATCGATTTCATTAATAAATTTAAAGTTATTTTCAAAATCGATATCAATTGGATTTCAATCTTTATGAGCACCACTGTATAAAACATCAAAAACTTTATTTATTTCCTGTTCTTTTAGTGTAAATAAAATAAGTGTTTTTATTGAATTATCAATTCTATCTAAAAGAAGAATCTCAGAAATTACTGACAAATGATCTCTTAAATTTATTTTGTTTAAAAAGTTAATTCCAAAAGCCTGTTGTTCTCTATCATTTGATTTTAATATTTTCAAAATATATTCAGCATTTATAGAATTATTAGTATTTGCTTTTAAAGAAATTTTTTTATAAATTTCAATTTTAAAATCTGATAATTTTTTCTCAATATCTGCTGGAACATATGACATAGATAGTTCTTGATTTATTTTTAATAACGCATTTTCAAAATCATTTTTAGAAATTAATTCTTTTAATTCTATAATAAGTTCATCGTAGAAATTCATAGATCCTCCTTTTAATAAAAAATCATGCCTTTTATAGCATGATTGATGTTTTCGAGTGGTGCCCACGAGAAGGCTCGAACTTCCGACCTCACGCTTAGAAGGCGCGTGCTCTATCCAACTGAGCTACATGGGCAATTTATGTTACATATATAAATATAACATAAATATTTTAATTTTTTAAGATTATTTTTTCAAAAATTTGCATTTATTTAAAGGTAAAACTACTCATATAGAGTAGTTAAGTTAGATTACTTATATCTTGGTTTTTTTGAAGAAGTATTTAAAGATGAACTTCTATTATTTCTTCCACTTGATTTTCTATTTTCTTTTGGACCTGAATGAACTCATTCACCACGACCTGAACTTCTTTTATTATTACGTTTTGTTATTGAATCTTTAGATTTATCTTTGTCAAAGTTTGGTCTTTTTTCTTTAACAGTTACTCTTTCTCAACGATCAGAATCTTTTTTAGAATAGTCTGTTTTAACATCTCATGATGAATGTCTTTTTCTTTCAAATTTATTTTCTGAGCGTTTTTTTGAAAAATCTCTATCATTGTCTTTTTCTTTAGCAAAACCATTTTGATTATTACCTTTGAAATTTGAGTTTCTTTCGCTAGTTCTTTTTCTTTCACCACAACCAAAGCCTCTTTTATCATTACGACCTGAGCTTTTTCTGTCATTTCCTCGACTTGATTCTTTTTTACGATCAAAACCATTTGAAGAATTATCAGCATAATCATCAACTAAAGATAAAGCTTTTTTTGCCATCTCTTTTTCTTCGGGTGATAGATTTAAAATTCTTTCTTCTCATGATTGTGCGCTTCAATTGCTTTTTGATGTGTCAATTCTTTGGCTAGTTTTTCTTCTTTCACGACAACCAAAATCTCTACGGTCATTGTGTCCAGCACTTCTTCTGTCATCTTTTACGCGTCTTGATTTAGTTCTTTCCCCACGTCCACTTCTTCCAGAACTTGCTCTACCTTGTTGTCTTTCAACATCACCATATTCAGAAATTTGCATTTCATCAATCATTAAATTATAGTTTTTTTCAATTCCTTTGATTTGTCTTAAAACATTTTGATTTTGAACAAATGTAATTGATTGACCTTTTGTGTTATTTCTACCAGTTCTACCAATTCTATGAATAAAGTGTTCATCTTCCATTGATACATCATAGTTAATAACAAAGTCAACTCCTGTAATATCAATTCCACGCGCAACAACATCAGTTGCAACTAAAACTTTTATTTCATTATTTCTAAATTTTGCAATTGCTTTTGATCTTTGAGATTGTCTTTTATCACCATTAATTACAACTGCTTTAATCCCAACTGTTTTTAAGTTATCTGCAATTTTATCTGTATGGTTTTTTGTATTTGAAAAAATAATTGCTCTTTGAGGTTGATGTTTTTCAAAAACTTTAATAATTAAATCTTCTTTACTAAATCCTTTTGTAAAAATAAATGTATTTGTTATGTTTGCATTAACTTGAATTTGATTTTGAATTTCAATAACTTCATATTCATTCATGTACTCTTTTGCAATTTGCATAACTTTTGGTGAAGTTGTTGCTGAGAATAATCCAATTTGAACATCTGAAGAAATTTTCTCAAATAATGCATCAATTTCGCTTTTAAATCCCATTTTAAGCATTTCATCAGCTTCATCTAAAATAACTGTTCTAACTTCTTTAAGATTTAATGTTTTTCTGTTTAAGTGGTCATTAACTCTTCCAGGAGTTCCTACCACGATTTGTGCATCTTTTAATCTTTTTATTTGGTCACGCATATCAGTTCCACCAATTAATGGTGCAATTACTAGATTTTCAATTCTTAATCCAAATATTCTTATTTGACTAACAATTTGCATTGCTAATTCTCTTGTTGGTGCCATGATAATAGCTTGTATTTTTCTTTCATTTTGATTTAGGTTTTGTAAAATTGGTAACACAAATGATGCAGTTTTTCCTGTACCTGTGCTTGATTTACCAAATATATTTTTGTTTTCCAAGAAAAGTGGGATTGCTTTTGCTTGGATTTCTGTAGCTTCATTAAAGTTAGCTTTTTCCAGTGCGACTAATATTTTGTCGTTTAGTTGTAATTCTTTAAATTTCATTTTCTATCCTATTTCTATACTCAAGATAAAAAAACAAATATTTTAGAATCACAAGTCATTTATTTATTATAACACAGTTGATTAGAATTACTTAATTTTATTATCATTTAATAAAGTTATTTTCAAAAATTATATTATTATATTTAATATTATTTTTTGCTAATTGATAAATTTCAAGTTCTTCTATATCAGTAGTAACTTTATTATGATTTTCTAAAAATATTTTAGTTGTCAATGTATATCTACCTTCATTTATAAAAATTTCAATTGAACTTTTATCAATTAATATATTGAGCTTTTAAAACAATTTCTTTTTCAAAAATAATTTCAGAAGGAAGATTTTTTTCATCAATAAAATCCATATTTAATCGATTAATAATTAATTTATTGTTTTCGTTTTTAATACTTACTTTTTTTCATTATCATTGCTTATTACAATTGAAAAGTCTTTAAGATTGTTTTTTGAAATGATTTCTAAGCTACCATTTTCATAATTAATTTCTTTATTAATTTTAGTTAATTTATTTTTTCTTAGATTTTCTAATTCTTTTATAGGTTTTTGATGTAGTAGATGTAGTAAATTATCTTTAATTAATAATTCTCTTGGAACTGTTAGTTGATTACTTCAAACTCTTTCCTCTTCAAACTTATGATTAGATCTAGAATTTCTTAATTATCCAAGCATAATAACTCTATCTTTAAGATTTTGAAAAATTTGTGGGGCATAAAAATCATAACCATAATCTAGTTTTTCTAAATTATTTATAAATTCTACTTCAAAATCATCGTTAACTTTTCATTCTTTAAATTGAACAAAATGTCCTCCATATCTATAATCCATATCTTGTTCTAACAAGATAATATAAACTCTCTGTTATCAATTTTAAAGTAATTTGTACACTCAACCATAAATCTATTTTGTTCACACCCTAAGTCCAATTTAATATCTTTAAAATACTTTCATAAATTATTTTCTTTTTTATAAATACTTAATACACCTTTTTTATCATTATTTTGAGCACCATTTAGCATAAAAATGTTTTCACCCTTTTTAACTATATTTGGGTCTCTAAATTCTCCTGTGTATAAACTTAAATCAGTTTGGAATAATAATTTTTTATTAACTTTTTTATTTTTAAAGTCAACATTTTCAATTAAAGTATTACTCATTCTTTTATTATTTTCATCTTTAATATTACCTGTGTAATATAAATCAATTTCATTGTTTTCATTTACAAAAGCTCCACCTGAAAAAACACCATGTTTATTGAATTCACATAAAGGAGTTAACACTATACCTTCATATACATAATTAATGAAATCTTTTGTTGTATATAATAATCATGATTTATTTTTGTGATCATCACTATATGGAGTATTTTGCATATAAATGTAATAAGTTCTTTCATGGTATATTAAATCATTTGGATCATTAATTAATCGAAAATAACTAAATAATTGATACTGATCATTATAAGAGTCATTTAATTTTTTATTATGTAATTTTTCAAAATCTTATAGATTGTTTTCATTTATAAAACTATATTTTTCGTATTTCATTTTTAGTCCTCTGTAAATTGAAAATTATAACCGTTTTCAATGTAATATATACCTTTTTTAAATGAAGGAATATACTGACTCATTTCAATTTTTGATTTCTTTTCAATTCTTTGAACTTCTTTTATAATTTTAACTTCATTTCTAGAATTAATTTTTTGTGCATCAGTAAATATTTTTGCATTTTGATCTATAAAAGTATTTTTAGTTTCTACAATTTTGTTTCTTTCTGCGTCTAAATTAAAACTTACAAATTTATTTATTATTTCATTTCTTGTTTCTTCACTCAATTTGTCATTTTTGCTTGCTTTTAAAGCTTTTTTATATAATTTATTTTTTTGATTTTCTTCTTTAATATTAATAAACTCAATATCAGAATTTATTTTTTTAAGAGCCATAATTTTTTGCTCGTATGTTTTATTTTGTCCTTTTTTTTCTTTAATTGATTCTTTAATATTATTGATTTTCATAACAAAATTATTAATCTCATCTCACTAATATTTTGTTTTCTCATTTTTTAAACTGCTTTATTAGTTGCTTTTTTTAATTGTTTTAGTGGATTAATTTTTTCTTTATAGAATACTACAGTTAATACTGCTGCTAAACCAATAGAAACTGATCAACATAAAAGAATTAGTAATTATTTTTTAATTCCAATGAATCCTAGAATTGCAAATAATCCTCCACCTGCTGAAACATCAACAGGTAAATAAACATATATATCATTCAAGCACCAACTGCTGATGAAATTGAAGCAATTACAAATGGTCTTAATTTTGCAAAAGTTACTACATATAATAATGGTTCACTAATTCCACCAACTAATGCAGGTAAAAGTGTTGATGAAGCACTTTTCTAAAACTTTTATCTTTTGTAATTATTACCAAACTTATACATGCACCAATTTGTGCATAAAATGCTGCACCAACAACTGCAAATACCATTGATGGTTCACCAGCTAAAAAGCTAATTTTAATAGTCATATTAATTATATTATGTGTACCAGTTAAAACAATTCCTTGATATAGTAACAATAAATTACTAATCCAATTCCTAATGGTCAATTTTCTATTCATAAAATAGATTGTGATATACCAAATTTAACTAATGATAATAACGGTCCAAATACAAATAACATTGGTATTAATGTTATAACTATTGTTATAAATGGTGTAAATATTAAGTCAATTGATTTTGGAACAATTCTTTTAGCAAATTTTTCAGATTATACAAGAATTAAATCAGCTGCTATAAATGGAATTATTGATCCATCATATGCTCTAATTGTTATTGGGAAATCTTTTATTGAAAACATTAATCAACCTGTGATTCCTGTTTTTTCATCTTTAATGAAATCCCCAAAATCCATGTCCTTTAATGTTAAAGAACCTTCAATATGTCCATTGGTATAATTTTAGGAGTAATGTTTGCATATAGTCTAGAAGTTAAAATTAATCCAACTAGTAATACATATAGTGGATTTCCTCCAAAAAATTTAACTGTATTGTAGCAAAAGAATATTCCTACAAGTGATAAACCAGTAATAGCAAACATGAAAAGTAAAAACCCTCAAATGTTTGCATTTGTATCGCTTGGTAAAACTTTAAACTGTACCAAAACAGATTGAATTGATAAAAGTAATCCTGATGCTGTTATGACAGGCAATGCAGGCAGTAGAATACAACTCATAATAGATAATATATTTATTTTATTTTTAGGTTTTTTAACGTCAAAAACTGTTTCTTCTTTGTCGTAGTATCCCGAGTTTATTTTTTTAAATTCTTCTTTAATTTTTGAACTTTCTCCTCCAACAATTACTTGAAGTTCATCTCCAGCTAAACAACACCTTTAACTAAATTTATTTTTTTAAGTTTATCATTTTTAAGTTTATCAATTTTAACTTTAGATTTATCTTTAATTTTAAATCTAACTCTTGTAATGCAATTATAAACTTTTTCATAATTTTCTTTACCACCCACAAGTTCATTTATTTGTAAAGAAATTGTGTAGTATTTAGATTTAAAATTAAGTAAATCAATACGATTATTATTGTTAATTTTGTTCATCTAATTTCTTTCTTTCGTTAATTCTTATTATAGGAAAATATTATTAATTTAAATAAGACTTTTGGAATTTATTATACCTATGATTATAACTTTTTCATAAAAAAACAATCGCTTAAGATTGTTAATTTTTTAGATTACACAAGCATCACATTCGTAGTTTTCACTATCTTCTAATACTTCTTGTCTTACACGAACGTAATAGATTGATGCACATTTTTTCTTGAATGCATAAATATATGCTTTGTTTAAGTCACGAGTTGTAACTTGATCAGTCATAAATAATGTTAATGAGATTGCTTGATCAACGTGTTGTTGAGCAGCAGCAACAATATCAATAATTGGCATTGGTCCAACTTCGTATGCACCTAATGCATAATAAGCCATATTGTCAAAGTTAATGTTGTAAGCTGGTACATAAACTCTACCTAATAATCCTTCTTTACGTACTTCAATTGGTGCTACAACTGGTTGTAAGCTTGGTGTGCATGAAGATAAGTAACTAATTGATCCAGTAGGAGCAACAGCCATTAAGTGTGAGTTAGCAATTCCATCTTGTTTAATTAATTCAACTAATTCAATTCAATCTTGTTGAGTTGGAATAGTTACATTGTATTGTGCAAATATTTCTTTAACTCTTTGAGTTTCAGGAGTTCATTTATCTGCAGCACATTTTGTATATTTCTTGAATCAACTTCCATCAGCAAATTGTGATGTTTTAAATCTTTCGAATGATCCGTATTTTAAAGCTAATTTATGTGAAGCTTTAAATGCATTATATGCCATTGCATAGAAGAACATGTTAGTAAAGTCAACTGCTTCGATTGAGTTATATCAAATAAAGTTTGTTGCTAAGAAACCATGTAAGTTCATTGCTCCTAAACCAACAGCATGATTTTTTTTGTTTCCTTGTTGAATTGAAGGTGCACTACTTAAATCACTTGTTCTTGAAACTAAATCTAAAGCGTTAATTGAGTGTTCAATAACTTCAGCAAATTCAGCTCCACTTTCCATTGCTTTAGCAATATTAATACTTCCTAAGTTACAGCAAATGTCATCTCCCATTTGTTTAAAACTTAAATCATCGTTATATGTACTTGGTGTTGAAACTTGAGCAATTTCACTACATAAGTTACTCATAACAATTCTTCCTGTTGCAGCATGAGCATTATTGTTATTTACTGTATCATCAAATAAAATGTATGGGTATCCACTTTCAAAATGTAATTCAGCAACTATTAAAAAGAATTTTCTAGCACTAATATAAGTTTTTTTAATATTAGGATTTTTTACTAAATTATCATATTCTTTAGTAATTGAAATGTCTGACATTGGTTTTCCATATTCTCTTTCAACATCATATGGACTAAATAAAGCCATTTCTTCATTTTTTTGAGCTAGCTCAAAAGTAATATCTGGAACTACTAATCCTAATGATAATGATTTAATACGGATCTTTTCATCTGCATTTTCTCTTTTAGTATCCAAGAATGACATAACATCAGGGTGGTGAGCATTTAAGTAAACTGCTCCAGCACCTTGTCTTTGACCTAATTGGTTAGCATATGAGAATGAATCTTCTAAAATTTTCATAACTGGGATAACACCTGTTGCTTGGTTAGCAATATGTTTGATTGGTGCTCCTAATTCACGTAAGTTAGTTAAACATATAGCAACTCCCCCACCACGTTTTGATAATTGTAATGATGTTGTAACAGCACGACAAATTGATTCCATGTTATCTTCAACTCTTAATAAGTAACAAGAAACATATTCTCCACGTTGCTTTTTACCAGCATTTAAGAATGTTGGTGTAGCTGGTTGGAATCTACCTAACATTAATTGTTTTAATGTTTTTGTAGCAGCATCAAAATTACCATTTCCTAAAAATAAAGCGTTCATAACTGCTCTATCTTCGTAGTTTTCTAAGTAATTTTTACCATCAAAAGTTTTTAAACCATAAACGTTATAGAATTTTAAAGCTCCCATAAAACTTGGAAATTCACGTTTAAATCCATAAGCTATATCAGTAATTTCTTCTATTTGTTCAATTGTATATTTGTTGATTACTTCTTCTTCATAATAACCATTTGATACTAGATATTCGATTCTTTCTTTAACTGAGTCAAATTTAACGATTCTAGGCTCAACATGGTGTTTTAAATAAGCTTTAGCAGCTTCAACATCAAGTTTGAAGTTATCTGATCCTGCAGCTAGTATTTTAGCTCTAGCATTTAAGGTAACGTATTCGTCACTTTCTTCAGTACCAGATAAAGTATTTATTTTTTTATCTTCCATTTTTATTTCCCTCAAAAGTCTTTCAATATTTCATTGATTTTATTTACATCTTCTTGAGTTCCTAATAATTCAAATTGATATAACAATGGAACATTAAGTTTTTTTGAAAGAATTGGCCCTGCCATTGCAAAAGTATTACCAAAGTTAGTATTACCTGAAGCAATTACACCTCTACAAAAATTTCTGTTTTTTTCATTGTTTAAAAATTTAATTACTTGTTTTGGAACTGCTCCAGAAGTAAATTCACCACCACCACTATAAGTTGGTGTGATTAATACGTAATCAGAATCAACATCTAAGTCTTCTTCTAATTCGTAAGGTATTCTTGAATTTTTAACACCCAGTTTTTGAATAAATCTGTGTGTATTGTTTGAAATTGATGAGAAGTAAACAACATGTACTTCTCCTGTAGGCTTAACAATTTCTTCGCCTGAAACTAATTTAATATCATCATGCATAATTAGAACTCCCAGTCTTCGTCTTCTGTTTCTTCTGAAACACCCATAATATAAGATGATCCATTTCCTGAGAAGAAATCATGGTTTTCATCAGCTCTAGCTGATAATTGAGTAAAGATTTCTGGTTCAATTTTTGTTTCTTCTTCAGTGAAAGGTGAATCATAACCTAAGTTTTGTAAGAATTTACCTGCGTTGTAAATACTGAATCTAATAGCATCGTCTGCTAATCCAAATCCGTCATATAATTCTTTTAAGTAAGCTGTTTCTAAATCAATTAATTCGTATAATAGCTTGAATACGAAGTCTTTCATTTCAGCTTGTTTTTCAGGTGAAAGTTTAGCAACTTTCTTTTGGTATTTATAACCACTATAGTAATTGTGAATAACTTTATCTCTTAAAATTAATCTAATAATATCTGAAGTATTTGGTAATTTACCTCTTGCTGATAAGTAAAATGGTAAGTAAAACCCTCCATATAGTAAGAAACCAGGCATTAAAGCTGCTGCAACTTTTGATTTTAATGGATCATCGTTTACATAGTAAGGAATTAATGCTTTTGCTCTTTCTTGTAATGTTTCTGTATTAATAACTCATTCATGAGCTTCTTCAATTTGTTCACTTGAACATAAAGTTGAGAAAATTGAACCATATGATCTAGCATGAACAGCAACCATGAAAGCAAAGTTAGTATAAATAACTTGTTCATGATCAGTTAGTGAGTTTGGAACTTGAGCAACATCACCTACAGTTGCTTGAATTGTATCTAATAATGTTAGACCAGTAAATGTTCTTGTAATTAATTCTTGTCATTCAGGTGTTAATGTTCTTCAAGAAGTTAAATCGTTTGATACTGGAATTTTTTCAGGTAATCAAAAGTTTTGTGTAATTCTATTTCATACCTCTAAGTCTTTTTCGTCATTTATAACGTTTCAGTTAACTGAACGCATTTTACCTTTAAAACCTTGTTGCACATATTCAATTGGCGAAACAGATTCATTGTAATATTGGTTTTTAATTTTTGCCATTGTCGTATATCCTTTCATTTTATTCTATCTTACATTTTGTTTATAAATCAACCAAATAAAAAAGTTCCTTTTTTGCCAAAAACGACAACAAAAGAAACTTTATTACTAAAGAGTGAATTCACTTATAGTCTCAAGATAGGTCTTGAGGCGGGGTCAGTAGCCCATTATGCTACACTGTATAAGTTTCTTTTTTATATTCAGTTGTAAGATAATAATATATTTTATTTTTTAAAAAATCTTAAAATTAACTATTGATTTTTATTTTTTTCTATTTAAAAGTTTGTAATTTGTAAATAACACCAATTGAATCAATAACTTTATCCTTTTGTTGTAGCTTTTTATATTGAGTTAACAATTTATTAATTTTAAACTCAATTATTTCAAAGTCTTTATTAGTAAAAATCATCATATTTTTCTTATAAGGTCCAAAAGCGATAATGTAATACTTTAATAGTATTTCTCATGAGTATTCAAAAACTTTTGGGGCCTTTGGATCAATTGTAATCATTAAAGATATTATTTTTAATAAAACAGACATTTGCGAATTATAATCTGCGATTTCTTCAAAACGATTTACTTTAATTAATAATTTAGTAAAGTTTTTTGCATCTAAATTAATTAATTTAAATTTTACGTTTTTATAGTTAAACTCATAGGTTTCATTATTCTCTACATAAAACCCCATTGTTTGAACGATTCCAACCTTTTTAAAAGATATTAAGCAATCACCTAAAACACCATTGTTTCTTTTTGTTTTATTGATAATTTCCATATAAGATGTTGCATATTTAACTCTTGCAATAAAATCAACTAACTTTTCAGGTCTATATTTAATTTTTTTAAATTCCTTAAATTTTTTAGTATGTTTAA
This region of Mesoplasma melaleucae genomic DNA includes:
- the obgE gene encoding GTPase ObgE, encoding MKFIDTAKFTIRAGNGGNGAVSFHTALFVPNGGPNGGDGGNGGSVIFEADGGKHSLLDLKLQKQLAAQDGFKGDIKNMHGAQGKDLIVRVPVGTLIINNKTGNILADLDEDKKQIIVAKGGKGGKGNARFANSRNKAPTIFEAGEIGQFFEVKAELKVLADVAFVGLPNAGKSTLLRAISNSKPEVADYAFTTLNPQLGVSRAKDGSTFVVADLPGLIEGASLGKGLGHQFLKHIERCRVICHVLDMSGNYGQEDVIKNYELIRSELVKYNYKLDERPEIIVANKMDTDEAQLNMMEENINSYFKDKNIVFVSGLLKENVDELLLRIAKELETAKYIPLWEMEQDIYYGVKVYRLEEDEEDIQIINKGNGRWEVAGDTIYKIYQKFPITTDDNLLLFNEKLKKTGVYDMLRERGVDAGDIVKVFEYELEWMD
- a CDS encoding DEAD/DEAH box helicase; the encoded protein is MKFKELQLNDKILVALEKANFNEATEIQAKAIPLFLENKNIFGKSSTGTGKTASFVLPILQNLNQNERKIQAIIMAPTRELAMQIVSQIRIFGLRIENLVIAPLIGGTDMRDQIKRLKDAQIVVGTPGRVNDHLNRKTLNLKEVRTVILDEADEMLKMGFKSEIDALFEKISSDVQIGLFSATTSPKVMQIAKEYMNEYEVIEIQNQIQVNANITNTFIFTKGFSKEDLIIKVFEKHQPQRAIIFSNTKNHTDKIADNLKTVGIKAVVINGDKRQSQRSKAIAKFRNNEIKVLVATDVVARGIDITGVDFVINYDVSMEDEHFIHRIGRTGRNNTKGQSITFVQNQNVLRQIKGIEKNYNLMIDEMQISEYGDVERQQGRASSGRSGRGERTKSRRVKDDRRSAGHNDRRDFGCRERRKTSQRIDTSKSNWSAQSWEERILNLSPEEKEMAKKALSLVDDYADNSSNGFDRKKESSRGNDRKSSGRNDKRGFGCGERKRTSERNSNFKGNNQNGFAKEKDNDRDFSKKRSENKFERKRHSSWDVKTDYSKKDSDRWERVTVKEKRPNFDKDKSKDSITKRNNKRSSGRGEWVHSGPKENRKSSGRNNRSSSLNTSSKKPRYK
- a CDS encoding GH32 C-terminal domain-containing protein, with the translated sequence MLIDKSSIEIFINEGRYTLTTKIFLENHNKVTTDIEELEIYQLAKNNIKYNNIIFENNFIKW
- a CDS encoding glycoside hydrolase family protein, whose product is MHNKKLNDSYNDQYQLFSYFRLINDPNDLIYHERTYYIYMQNTPYSDDHKNKSWLLYTTKDFINYVYEGIVLTPLCEFNKHGVFSGGAFVNENNEIDLYYTGNIKDENNKRMSNTLIENVDFKNKKVNKKLLFQTDLSLYTGEFRDPNIVKKGENIFMLNGAQNNDKKGVLSIYKKENNLWKYFKDIKLDLGCEQNRFMVECTNYFKIDNREFILSC
- a CDS encoding PTS transporter subunit EIIB; the protein is MNKINNNNRIDLLNFKSKYYTISLQINELVGGKENYEKVYNCITRVRFKIKDKSKVKIDKLKNDKLKKINLVKGVV
- the nrdE gene encoding class 1b ribonucleoside-diphosphate reductase subunit alpha, whose amino-acid sequence is MEDKKINTLSGTEESDEYVTLNARAKILAAGSDNFKLDVEAAKAYLKHHVEPRIVKFDSVKERIEYLVSNGYYEEEVINKYTIEQIEEITDIAYGFKREFPSFMGALKFYNVYGLKTFDGKNYLENYEDRAVMNALFLGNGNFDAATKTLKQLMLGRFQPATPTFLNAGKKQRGEYVSCYLLRVEDNMESICRAVTTSLQLSKRGGGVAICLTNLRELGAPIKHIANQATGVIPVMKILEDSFSYANQLGQRQGAGAVYLNAHHPDVMSFLDTKRENADEKIRIKSLSLGLVVPDITFELAQKNEEMALFSPYDVEREYGKPMSDISITKEYDNLVKNPNIKKTYISARKFFLIVAELHFESGYPYILFDDTVNNNNAHAATGRIVMSNLCSEIAQVSTPSTYNDDLSFKQMGDDICCNLGSINIAKAMESGAEFAEVIEHSINALDLVSRTSDLSSAPSIQQGNKKNHAVGLGAMNLHGFLATNFIWYNSIEAVDFTNMFFYAMAYNAFKASHKLALKYGSFERFKTSQFADGSWFKKYTKCAADKWTPETQRVKEIFAQYNVTIPTQQDWIELVELIKQDGIANSHLMAVAPTGSISYLSSCTPSLQPVVAPIEVRKEGLLGRVYVPAYNINFDNMAYYALGAYEVGPMPIIDIVAAAQQHVDQAISLTLFMTDQVTTRDLNKAYIYAFKKKCASIYYVRVRQEVLEDSENYECDACVI
- the nrdI gene encoding class Ib ribonucleoside-diphosphate reductase assembly flavoprotein NrdI — protein: MHDDIKLVSGEEIVKPTGEVHVVYFSSISNNTHRFIQKLGVKNSRIPYELEEDLDVDSDYVLITPTYSGGGEFTSGAVPKQVIKFLNNEKNRNFCRGVIASGNTNFGNTFAMAGPILSKKLNVPLLYQFELLGTQEDVNKINEILKDFWGK
- the nrdF gene encoding class 1b ribonucleoside-diphosphate reductase subunit beta: MAKIKNQYYNESVSPIEYVQQGFKGKMRSVNWNVINDEKDLEVWNRITQNFWLPEKIPVSNDLTSWRTLTPEWQELITRTFTGLTLLDTIQATVGDVAQVPNSLTDHEQVIYTNFAFMVAVHARSYGSIFSTLCSSEQIEEAHEWVINTETLQERAKALIPYYVNDDPLKSKVAAALMPGFLLYGGFYLPFYLSARGKLPNTSDIIRLILRDKVIHNYYSGYKYQKKVAKLSPEKQAEMKDFVFKLLYELIDLETAYLKELYDGFGLADDAIRFSIYNAGKFLQNLGYDSPFTEEETKIEPEIFTQLSARADENHDFFSGNGSSYIMGVSEETEDEDWEF